From Apium graveolens cultivar Ventura chromosome 9, ASM990537v1, whole genome shotgun sequence, the proteins below share one genomic window:
- the LOC141686784 gene encoding uncharacterized protein LOC141686784 isoform X5 has translation MTNKCPTAESKLGYLYLTPISKLPGKSRSSVGATPPRVPFSDMTNKCPIAESKLGAPPFRTTLAEKTRGVEFSTSTYGTSQSRFNYSHIHSTIESNNVRRFAANKRNPSDLTTSSTKADVPGIFFRIYASCEFLPSTRLFEDTNVPKDYDSAEVSTIPELQSEDNELFWMMVVLTG, from the exons ATGACAAACAAATGTCCAACTGCAGAATCTAAACTTG GTTACTTATATTTAACTCCTATTTCAAAGTTACCGGGAAAATCAAGATCATCGGTTGGAGCGACACCTCCTAGAGTACCCTTTTCCGACATGACAAACAAATGTCCAATTGCAGAATCTAAGCTTG GCGCTCCTCCTTTTCGTACGACTTTGGCTGAGAAAACACGAG GTGTTGAATTTTCAACCTCTACTTATGGTACCAGCCAGTCACGTTTTAACTACTCCCATATACACTCGACTATTGAGTCTAATAATGTTCGTCGATTTGCCGCTAATAAGAGAAATCCGTCCGATCTCACGACAAGTTCTACAAAAG CAGATGTACCAGGaatatttttcaggatttatgCATCTTGTGAGTTCCTTCCATCCACCCGGTTATTTGAAGATACCAATGTACCTAAGGATTATGATTCTGCAG AAGTGTCGACCATACCTGAGCTGCAGTCAGAGGATAATGAGTTATTTTGGATGATGGTAGTGCTCACTGGCTAA
- the LOC141682899 gene encoding uncharacterized protein LOC141682899 isoform X1 — MTSNVGYTHLLVKIYSAAFATDLEEGRVYSLCNFKVLKYKDDGKNRCVRNDLHIYFDSQTEIKHLTEEATKEIYLTNYPPTRYYIDPDHYSVDKLKESVIAAGSTVEVDTTIYTVKELRISLKISLRFKICTICDDDTCFMAIIFQDDELQRITGKDVCKVENELREDTESPITISSLTGPPTGKSSNRTRGRKNKILIKFEFDNTPRNAKVKKSQIIIQ, encoded by the exons ATGACCAG CAATGTAGGATACACGCATTTATTAGTGAAAATATATTCTGCTGCTTTTGCTACTGACCTAGAAGAAGGAAGAGTCTACAGTTTGTGCAATTTCAAAGTTCTTAAATACAAGGATGATGGGAAAAATAGGTGTGTAAGGAATGACCTACACATTTATTTCGATTCCCAAACTGAAATAAAACATTTGACAGAGGAAG CAACGAAGGAAATTTACTTGACTAATTATCCTCCCACGCGATATTACATAGACCCAGACCATTATAGTGTTGACAAACTAAAGGAAAG TGTCATTGCTGCTGGCTCTACAGTTGAGGTAGATACCACTATTTACACTGTTAAGGAATTAAGAATTTCTCTGAAGATTTCCTTAAG GTTTAAGATATGCACCATATGTGATGACGACACATGTTTTATGGCGATCATTTTCCAGGACGATGAGCTACAAAGAATCACAGGGAAAGATGTGTGTAAAGTGGAGAATGAACTAAGAGAG GATACTGAATCCCCAATAACTATTAGTAGTTTAACAGGCCCTCCAACAGGGAAGTCCTCTAATCGAACTAGGGGCCGCAAAAACAAAATCTTGATCAAATTTGAGTTTGACAATACTCCACGAAACGCAAAGGTCAAGAAAAGTCAAATT ATCATACAGTAA
- the LOC141682924 gene encoding uncharacterized protein LOC141682924, translating into MFIAKYGDRLTIPFEVLIDKDNTTTLDYSHSDRKIHRLHSFFEEYMILKDYIIVFRYLGMSKFRLEVFNSGNIKDYGAMLVHNPKPENGSSESITETEGSESSGTSSDDMSNIEDDLVPLDEESLSFVVVLCDSHVDRRCHGVEICMDLWPVYSQWGYRSNTTLVFRGRRWTVQALCVGRRCQFGIRWVAFTVENRLAVNDELLFFYMGNFTFEVLLLD; encoded by the exons ATGTTCATTGCAAAGTACGGTGATCGACTCACCATTCCATTTGAAGTTCTCATCGATAAAGATAATACGACCACACTTGATTATTCCCACTCGGACCGCAAAATACACAGATTACATAGTTTCTTTGAGGAGTATATGATATTGAAGGATTATATAATTGTATTCCGGTATCTTGGCATGTCTAAGTTTAGGTTGGAAGTATTCAATTCAGGCAACATTAAGGACTATGGTGCGATGCTTGTGCATAATCCAAAGCCTGAAAATGGAAGCTCTGAATCCATAACTGAGACTGAAG GCTCTGAATCCAGTGGGACATCGTCAGATGACATGTCAAATATTGAAG ATGACTTGGTGCCACTGGATGAGGAGTCATTATCTTTTGTGGTAGTACTCTGTGATTCACATGTTGACCGTAGATGTCATGGAGTT GAAATTTGTATGGATTTGTGGCCAGTTTATAGTCAATGGGGTTACAGGAGTAATACAACTTTGGTTTTTAGAGGAAGGCGGTGGACGGTTCAAGCTCTTTGTGTGGGCAGACGATGTCAGTTTGGTATCAGATGGGTTGCATTCACAGTGGAAAATAGGTTGGCTGTTAATGATGAATTACTATTTTTCTACATGGGAAATTTCACGTTTGAGGTTTTACTCCTGGATTAG
- the LOC141686784 gene encoding uncharacterized protein LOC141686784 isoform X1, with translation MKEVTYNHLLLKNFPTLQDDGASHSRKYRRIDSSVKENNNHITTTKVLPSIGVEFAQSVVSYLTNHSQYGFGNQNHMSTTNSQCTHGSCPVSFSKSCLECDKLETLNVSNVTHYNVKAATSNTLGYFDSTPISKLPGKSRSSVGATPPRVPFSDMINKCPTAESKLGKRPYFRNMWTCIRIMKTSKFVIFAVFVVIVMSFRLLIFNSYFKVTGKIKIIGWSDTS, from the exons ATGAAAGAG GTCACTTACAACCATTTGCTGTTAAAGAATTTTCCAACACTTCAAGATGATGGAG CATCGCACTCTAGAAAATATAGGAGAATTGACTCTAGTGTGAAAGAAAACAACAATCATATAACAACTACCAAAGTTTTGCCTTCTATTGGAGTAG AGTTTGCTCAGTCTGTTGTTTCATACCTTACCAATCACTCCCAATACG GTTTTGGTAATCAGAACCATATGTCCACAACAAATTCTCAATGTACTCATGGAAGTTGCCCTGTTTCTTTTTCAAAATCTTGCCTCGAGTGTGACAAATTGGAGACTCTGAATGTTAGTAATGTAACACATTATAATGTGAAAGCAGCTACATCAAATACTCTAG GTTACTTTGATTCAACTCCTATTTCAAAGTTACCAGGAAAATCAAGATCATCGGTTGGAGCGACACCTCCTAGAGTACCTTTTTCCGACATGATAAACAAATGTCCAACTGCAGAATCTAAGCTTGGTAAGAGGCCATATTTTCGTAATATGTGGACATGTATTAGGATCATGAAGACAAGTAAATTTGTTATTTTCGCGGTTTTTGTCGTTATTGTAATG TCATTTAGGTTACTTATATTCAACTCCTATTTCAAAGTTACCGGGAAAATCAAGATCATCGGTTGGAGTGACACCTCCTAG
- the LOC141686784 gene encoding uncharacterized protein LOC141686784 isoform X6, with amino-acid sequence MTNKCPTAESKLGYLYLTPISKLPGKSRSSVGATPPRVPFSDMTNKCPIAESKLGAPPFRTTLAEKTRGVEFSTSTYGTSQSRFNYSHIHSTIESNNVRRFAANKRNPSDLTTSSTKDVPGIFFRIYASCEFLPSTRLFEDTNVPKDYDSAEVSTIPELQSEDNELFWMMVVLTG; translated from the exons ATGACAAACAAATGTCCAACTGCAGAATCTAAACTTG GTTACTTATATTTAACTCCTATTTCAAAGTTACCGGGAAAATCAAGATCATCGGTTGGAGCGACACCTCCTAGAGTACCCTTTTCCGACATGACAAACAAATGTCCAATTGCAGAATCTAAGCTTG GCGCTCCTCCTTTTCGTACGACTTTGGCTGAGAAAACACGAG GTGTTGAATTTTCAACCTCTACTTATGGTACCAGCCAGTCACGTTTTAACTACTCCCATATACACTCGACTATTGAGTCTAATAATGTTCGTCGATTTGCCGCTAATAAGAGAAATCCGTCCGATCTCACGACAAGTTCTACAAAAG ATGTACCAGGaatatttttcaggatttatgCATCTTGTGAGTTCCTTCCATCCACCCGGTTATTTGAAGATACCAATGTACCTAAGGATTATGATTCTGCAG AAGTGTCGACCATACCTGAGCTGCAGTCAGAGGATAATGAGTTATTTTGGATGATGGTAGTGCTCACTGGCTAA
- the LOC141687068 gene encoding uncharacterized protein LOC141687068: MSEAAKRNLDDRPAASSSAAGKKVIIKSADMKDDLQTVAINIAIDAFEKHSVEKDVAEYIKKEFDMKHGPTWHCIVGKNFGSFVTHETNHFIYFYLDTKAILLFKSG; the protein is encoded by the exons ATGAGTGAAGCAGCAAAGAGAAACTTAGACGACCGGCCGGCGGCGTCTTCCTCTGCCGCCGGTAAGAAAGTTATCATCAAAAGCGCCGACATGAAGGATGATTTGCAAACTGTAGCCATCAACATTGCTATcgat GCATTTGAGAAGCACAGTGTGGAGAAAGATGTAGCAGAGTACATAAAGAAGGAGTTTGATATGAAGCACGGTCCTACGTGGCATTGCATCGTTGGTAAAAACTTTG GTTCATTTGTGACTCATGAGACGAACCACTTTATATACTTTTATCTGGATACAAAAGCAATATTGCTGTTCAAATCTGGTTGA
- the LOC141686784 gene encoding uncharacterized protein LOC141686784 isoform X8 translates to MTNKCPTAESKLGAPPFRTTLAEKTRGVEFSTSTYGTSQSRFNYSHIHSTIESNNVRRFAANKRNPSDLTTSSTKADVPGIFFRIYASCEFLPSTRLFEDTNVPKDYDSAEVSTIPELQSEDNELFWMMVVLTG, encoded by the exons ATGACAAACAAATGTCCAACTGCAGAATCTAAACTTG GCGCTCCTCCTTTTCGTACGACTTTGGCTGAGAAAACACGAG GTGTTGAATTTTCAACCTCTACTTATGGTACCAGCCAGTCACGTTTTAACTACTCCCATATACACTCGACTATTGAGTCTAATAATGTTCGTCGATTTGCCGCTAATAAGAGAAATCCGTCCGATCTCACGACAAGTTCTACAAAAG CAGATGTACCAGGaatatttttcaggatttatgCATCTTGTGAGTTCCTTCCATCCACCCGGTTATTTGAAGATACCAATGTACCTAAGGATTATGATTCTGCAG AAGTGTCGACCATACCTGAGCTGCAGTCAGAGGATAATGAGTTATTTTGGATGATGGTAGTGCTCACTGGCTAA
- the LOC141686784 gene encoding uncharacterized protein LOC141686784 isoform X2 — protein sequence MKEVTYNHLLLKNFPTLQDDGASHSRKYRRIDSSVKENNNHITTTKVLPSIGVGFGNQNHMSTTNSQCTHGSCPVSFSKSCLECDKLETLNVSNVTHYNVKAATSNTLGYFDSTPISKLPGKSRSSVGATPPRVPFSDMINKCPTAESKLGKRPYFRNMWTCIRIMKTSKFVIFAVFVVIVMSFRLLIFNSYFKVTGKIKIIGWSDTS from the exons ATGAAAGAG GTCACTTACAACCATTTGCTGTTAAAGAATTTTCCAACACTTCAAGATGATGGAG CATCGCACTCTAGAAAATATAGGAGAATTGACTCTAGTGTGAAAGAAAACAACAATCATATAACAACTACCAAAGTTTTGCCTTCTATTGGAGTAG GTTTTGGTAATCAGAACCATATGTCCACAACAAATTCTCAATGTACTCATGGAAGTTGCCCTGTTTCTTTTTCAAAATCTTGCCTCGAGTGTGACAAATTGGAGACTCTGAATGTTAGTAATGTAACACATTATAATGTGAAAGCAGCTACATCAAATACTCTAG GTTACTTTGATTCAACTCCTATTTCAAAGTTACCAGGAAAATCAAGATCATCGGTTGGAGCGACACCTCCTAGAGTACCTTTTTCCGACATGATAAACAAATGTCCAACTGCAGAATCTAAGCTTGGTAAGAGGCCATATTTTCGTAATATGTGGACATGTATTAGGATCATGAAGACAAGTAAATTTGTTATTTTCGCGGTTTTTGTCGTTATTGTAATG TCATTTAGGTTACTTATATTCAACTCCTATTTCAAAGTTACCGGGAAAATCAAGATCATCGGTTGGAGTGACACCTCCTAG
- the LOC141686784 gene encoding uncharacterized protein LOC141686784 isoform X4, translated as MKEVTYNHLLLKNFPTLQDDGGFGNQNHMSTTNSQCTHGSCPVSFSKSCLECDKLETLNVSNVTHYNVKAATSNTLGYFDSTPISKLPGKSRSSVGATPPRVPFSDMINKCPTAESKLGKRPYFRNMWTCIRIMKTSKFVIFAVFVVIVMSFRLLIFNSYFKVTGKIKIIGWSDTS; from the exons ATGAAAGAG GTCACTTACAACCATTTGCTGTTAAAGAATTTTCCAACACTTCAAGATGATGGAG GTTTTGGTAATCAGAACCATATGTCCACAACAAATTCTCAATGTACTCATGGAAGTTGCCCTGTTTCTTTTTCAAAATCTTGCCTCGAGTGTGACAAATTGGAGACTCTGAATGTTAGTAATGTAACACATTATAATGTGAAAGCAGCTACATCAAATACTCTAG GTTACTTTGATTCAACTCCTATTTCAAAGTTACCAGGAAAATCAAGATCATCGGTTGGAGCGACACCTCCTAGAGTACCTTTTTCCGACATGATAAACAAATGTCCAACTGCAGAATCTAAGCTTGGTAAGAGGCCATATTTTCGTAATATGTGGACATGTATTAGGATCATGAAGACAAGTAAATTTGTTATTTTCGCGGTTTTTGTCGTTATTGTAATG TCATTTAGGTTACTTATATTCAACTCCTATTTCAAAGTTACCGGGAAAATCAAGATCATCGGTTGGAGTGACACCTCCTAG
- the LOC141686057 gene encoding uncharacterized protein LOC141686057, whose translation MIKWTYPEFLSQYKSAPYLSERVILTPTNKIVSHLNSVIVDTIPGSEFTYYSVDRAEDFGDTPSKLSFAFPPEYLNSINIPGLPPHELKLKEPVAVMLMRNLNQTLGLCNGTV comes from the coding sequence ATGATAAAGTGGACTTACCCTGAGTTTTTGTCGCAATACAAGTCAGCACCTTATTTAAGTGAGAGAGTTATTCTTACTCCAACCAATAAAATAGTTAGTCATCTTAATTCTGTAATTGTTGATACAATACCTGGTTCTGAATTTACATACTATAGTGTTGACAGAGCCGAGGATTTTGGCGATACTCCATCTAAATTAAGCTTTGCATTCCCTCCTGAGTATTTGAATTCTATTAACATACCAGGACTTCCTCCTCATGAGCTCAAGTTAAAAGAACCCGTCGCTGTGATGTTAATGCGGAACTTAAACCAGACCCTAGGACTGTGCAATGGGACAGTATGA
- the LOC141686784 gene encoding uncharacterized protein LOC141686784 isoform X7, whose product MKEVTYNHLLLKNFPTLQDDGASHSRKYRRIDSSVKENNNHITTTKVLPSIGVEFAQSVVSYLTNHSQYGFGNQNHMSTTNSQCTHGSCPVSFSKSCLECDKLETLNVSNVTHYNVKAATSNTLGYFDSTPISKLPGKSRSSVGATPPRVPFSDMINKCPTAESKLVI is encoded by the exons ATGAAAGAG GTCACTTACAACCATTTGCTGTTAAAGAATTTTCCAACACTTCAAGATGATGGAG CATCGCACTCTAGAAAATATAGGAGAATTGACTCTAGTGTGAAAGAAAACAACAATCATATAACAACTACCAAAGTTTTGCCTTCTATTGGAGTAG AGTTTGCTCAGTCTGTTGTTTCATACCTTACCAATCACTCCCAATACG GTTTTGGTAATCAGAACCATATGTCCACAACAAATTCTCAATGTACTCATGGAAGTTGCCCTGTTTCTTTTTCAAAATCTTGCCTCGAGTGTGACAAATTGGAGACTCTGAATGTTAGTAATGTAACACATTATAATGTGAAAGCAGCTACATCAAATACTCTAG GTTACTTTGATTCAACTCCTATTTCAAAGTTACCAGGAAAATCAAGATCATCGGTTGGAGCGACACCTCCTAGAGTACCTTTTTCCGACATGATAAACAAATGTCCAACTGCAGAATCTAAGCTTG TCATTTAG
- the LOC141682899 gene encoding uncharacterized protein LOC141682899 isoform X2: MTSNVGYTHLLVKIYSAAFATDLEEGRVYSLCNFKVLKYKDDGKNRCVRNDLHIYFDSQTEIKHLTEEATKEIYLTNYPPTRYYIDPDHYSVDKLKESVIAAGSTVEVDTTIYTVKELRISLKISLRFKICTICDDDTCFMAIIFQDDELQRITGKDVCKVENELREALQQGSPLIELGAAKTKS; this comes from the exons ATGACCAG CAATGTAGGATACACGCATTTATTAGTGAAAATATATTCTGCTGCTTTTGCTACTGACCTAGAAGAAGGAAGAGTCTACAGTTTGTGCAATTTCAAAGTTCTTAAATACAAGGATGATGGGAAAAATAGGTGTGTAAGGAATGACCTACACATTTATTTCGATTCCCAAACTGAAATAAAACATTTGACAGAGGAAG CAACGAAGGAAATTTACTTGACTAATTATCCTCCCACGCGATATTACATAGACCCAGACCATTATAGTGTTGACAAACTAAAGGAAAG TGTCATTGCTGCTGGCTCTACAGTTGAGGTAGATACCACTATTTACACTGTTAAGGAATTAAGAATTTCTCTGAAGATTTCCTTAAG GTTTAAGATATGCACCATATGTGATGACGACACATGTTTTATGGCGATCATTTTCCAGGACGATGAGCTACAAAGAATCACAGGGAAAGATGTGTGTAAAGTGGAGAATGAACTAAGAGAG GCCCTCCAACAGGGAAGTCCTCTAATCGAACTAGGGGCCGCAAAAACAAAATCTTGA
- the LOC141682900 gene encoding uncharacterized protein LOC141682900, whose protein sequence is MKDIQIVFSNETKIIELDKNEFNIEKSVFNFYDLADLKELTTQTTYLADIIGVIQDPNLIISRFTNKLHQQQSQMKFYIFDGNTYVRVTLWDAFAEQFHETLMEDFEKSFIVIIICARITLWQNEVDVSNIGPTSYYFNSNHHSAVHLRNELKFPQFADIMNVKKLAEPTRTLTVAKINQLGEEDIEVRTATACL, encoded by the exons ATGAAAGATATTCAAATAGTCTTTTCAAACGAGACTAAAATTATTGAGCTAGATAAAAATGAATTTAACattgaaaaatcagtatttaatttttATGACCTTGCAGATCTAAAGGAACTCACCACACAGACAACATACCTTGCAG ATATCATTGGTGTCATTCAAGATCCTAATCTCATCATTTCAAGGTTTACCAACAAGTTACATCAGCAGCAATCACAGATGAAGTTCTATATATTTGATGGAAATACTTATGTCAGAGTTACACTCTGGGATGCTTTTGCTGAACAATTTCATGAAACACTTATGGAagattttgaaaaatcatttatCGTTATAATCATTTGTGCAAGGATCACCTTGTGGCAGA ACGAGGTTGATGTATCTAATATAGGACCTACATCCTATTATTTCAACTCTAACCACCACAGTGCAGTTCACCTAAGGAATGA GTTAAAATTCCCTCAATTTGCCGATATTATGAATGTTAAAAAGTTGGCAGAACCGACAAGAACTCTAACAGTGGCGAAGATAAACCAACTTGGGGAGGAAGACATTGAG GTACGAACTGCCACTGCTTGCTTGTGA
- the LOC141686784 gene encoding uncharacterized protein LOC141686784 isoform X3 encodes MKEVTYNHLLLKNFPTLQDDGASHSRKYRRIDSSVKENNNHITTTKVLPSIGVEFAQSVVSYLTNHSQYGFGNQNHMSTTNSQCTHGSCPVSFSKSCLECDKLETLNVSNVTHYNVKAATSNTLGYFDSTPISKLPGKSRSSVGATPPRVPFSDMINKCPTAESKLVTGKIKIIGWSDTS; translated from the exons ATGAAAGAG GTCACTTACAACCATTTGCTGTTAAAGAATTTTCCAACACTTCAAGATGATGGAG CATCGCACTCTAGAAAATATAGGAGAATTGACTCTAGTGTGAAAGAAAACAACAATCATATAACAACTACCAAAGTTTTGCCTTCTATTGGAGTAG AGTTTGCTCAGTCTGTTGTTTCATACCTTACCAATCACTCCCAATACG GTTTTGGTAATCAGAACCATATGTCCACAACAAATTCTCAATGTACTCATGGAAGTTGCCCTGTTTCTTTTTCAAAATCTTGCCTCGAGTGTGACAAATTGGAGACTCTGAATGTTAGTAATGTAACACATTATAATGTGAAAGCAGCTACATCAAATACTCTAG GTTACTTTGATTCAACTCCTATTTCAAAGTTACCAGGAAAATCAAGATCATCGGTTGGAGCGACACCTCCTAGAGTACCTTTTTCCGACATGATAAACAAATGTCCAACTGCAGAATCTAAGCTTG TTACCGGGAAAATCAAGATCATCGGTTGGAGTGACACCTCCTAG
- the LOC141686785 gene encoding uncharacterized protein LOC141686785 yields MDWMDDDDPQTEFVIDSVPEGYSSLGPPTEFCKKCKAVIWKEERKNKNVKKGTPTFGICCGQGQIKLHFIPHTPSYLKQLHNHPKKSKTFKRNIRLYNAMFAFTSMGGKVDHSINYGSAPYVYRLNGQKYHVFGTLIPNDGDDPKFFQLYIYDTENEVENRVKWIKVDDGEAIDT; encoded by the exons ATGGATTGGATGGATGATGACGACCCACAAACTGAATTTGTTATTGATTCTG TTCCTGAGGGGTATTCTTCTTTGGGTCCTCCGACTGAATTTTGTAAGAAATGCAAAGCTGTTATATGGAAGGAGGAGAGGAAAAATAAGAATGTTAAGAAAGGGACACCTACTTTTGGTATTTGTTGCGGTCAAGGTCAGATAAAGCTTCATTTTATACCTCATACTCCGTCTTACCTGAAGCAGTTGCATAATCATCCCAAGAAGAGTAAAACATTCAAAAGGAATATTCGTCTATATAATGCCATGTTTGCGTTTACCTCCATGGGTGGGAAGGTAGATCATTCCATTAATTATGGATCTGCACCTTATGTATACCGCCTCAATGGTCAAAAATATCATGTTTTTGGTACTCTTATACCAAATGATGGAGATGATCCCAAATTTTTCCAACTATACATTTACGATACTGAAAATGAAGTTGAGAACCGTGTTAAGTGGATCAAGGTCGATGATGGTGAAGCTATTGACACTTAA